Below is a genomic region from Apodemus sylvaticus chromosome 14, mApoSyl1.1, whole genome shotgun sequence.
ACACTGGCTCATAGAATGTGGACCACCTAGTAAAATGAGGACTGTGTACCAAAGGAAAGTTGGAGAATACAATACTGCctgtctgtctcagctgctcttcagtaTATACCAGAATTCCAAAGAAGGAGCTTCTAatactagaaaaataaaatgatctctCTTGCCAGAGTATGGAatgcagaaaaagagaaagagcaacCATCTTCAATATCCTTTATATATGTAGTCTGCCCCCAGAAGCTGTGGCCTAGATTATAGTTTATCCTGTCTACCGGAAAGCTCCAGAAAAAGGGTTTTCCCTGTTAATATTGCAAACAATAAAAAGCCAACCCATTTTAGTTTAGGTAATGAACCTCAGTAATTTGAACTGAAGTGCATTTTACCTCATCCTGAATGCTGTCTGTCTCAAGGCTGTGACATCTCTGTAGAAGACTTCATTTTtcatcctttatttttattttatatacctaAGTGTTTTCCTGGCACTTGTTTGTGTGCAGTACCTGAagtggtcagaagaaggcattagatcctaGGTGGTTTCTGGGAATGCAACCTGTATTATCTGTAAAAATATCCAGTGCTCATAACTAAGCCATCTCTGTATTGTaatgtaaaatatcatttatattttcatttaaaattatttttatacatttgaattaaaatataatatatatcactttctatagactttattttttacatttttttccttctttggtttttcaagacagggtttctgtgtatagctctggctgtcctgggcttaATTGAAGAATGGCTAAAGGAAATGTCATTCAATTACACAAGGAACTCTCAAGCTTTAAAAACAAGTACATCATGAAGGTTAATGGATGgaataagaaaatatcatcctgagtggggtaacctagacccaaaagtACATGAATGGTATGGACtgacttataagtggacattacaGATAAAGTATAGGATAACCATACTAAAATTCACAGATCCAAAATGCCCAATAATTAAGAGGGCCCAAGGGAGGCTGGATGAATTATTCTCATAAGATTTCAGAGGTTGATAGTggaagggaactgggtgggaaatagaaatgggaaagaaagctgtgggtggggggagggagggacaggtgCAGGGACAGCAGAGGAGAAAAATGGAAATGTGTGGTATAGGGATCCAGAAGGCATCTCTAGGACCTGCCAGGAACCTGGGATGGGGGATCCCCCAGGATAACTATTGCAAGACTCTACCTAAAACTCCTAGGAGTGGAAGACGTGGCCACTTCCTGTCGCCAAGCAGGTTCTCcagtgaagaaataaagacatcacCTCACCCACAAAATCCTCTAcctactcttttttgtttgtttgtttgtttttgattttttgtttgtttttttgagacagggtttctctgtgtagtcctggctgtcctggaactcactctctagaccaggctggcttcaaatttagaaatccacctgcctctgcctcccaagtgctgggattacaggcatgcaccaccaagcccagctccTCTATATACTCTTGACTTTGTGCTCTAACTCTGTTCTTCCTGCTCACCCTTtatccccattcccctcctcctctctctctagtgttaatggccagcctctactcctctactctctctctgcctttctctatctCTGCTACCTTCttaacccccctccccatgccctgaataaagcCTATTCTCTACCATAAAAAATCTTGCATCTAAACCTGCCTTGTCTGTAAGACAAACAGGGACAAGGATAgagcagagaagaaggaagaggccaATCAATGACGGGCCCACAGTGAAACCCATCCCActggcaagaaccaatccctcaTGCTATTAATGGTAttatgttatgcttgcagacaggatcctagcacACCTCACTTCTGAGCGGTTCTAACGAACAGCTAacagaaatagatgcagagacaaagagacaaggatTAGATAGAGCATGGAGAGGTGTGTGGAAGAGTccagggaaggattgaggaacccaAAGAAGACCAAgaatccacaggaagaccaagagaatcTACTACCCTGGAACCTTgatgactcccagggactgaacaacCATCCAAAGTGTGAGCATGAACTGGACCCTCCTCTCATATATGTTGCAGATGTGCcacttgttcttttttgtttgtttgtttgtttgtgagacagggtttctctgtgtagccctggctgtcttggaactcgctctgtagaccaggctgtcctcaaactcagccATTTGCCTgattctacctcccaaatgctgggattaaaggcgtgtgccaccactgcccagtgtgcAGCTTGTTCTTAATGTGGATTCCCCAAAAACTAGAGTGGTGACTGTCCCTGAATTTGATGCCTGAGCATATAGGCTTAGAAGGCAGAGAGATCAATCTTTTTTAGTTGGTAGTGTCATTTGGGGAGATTTAGGAAATGTTCCCGTGCTTGATAAAATATGTCACTGAGGGTAGACTTGAGAGTTTGCATCCTCACACCATGTCTAGTTCCCACACTCTCTAAGGCTATAGGTTGAGGTTGTGAGCTCTGAGCTCCCTTCCTTAGCTCTCACATATGATACTTGTTGCCTGAACACTTTCATGGTGACCCCACATCCCTTTGGAACCATAAGgcaatttaaatgtttttaatagtTGCATTCATGTGAGGTTTGGTTTGTGGGTATGTACTGTAATGCTAAGTGGATGAACCCAAATCCTGGTGTCCCCAGAGAAGATAAAGTCTGCACATAGACCCAAGTGAAGCTATGTGGACTTGCTTTCAATTTGTGAGTAAAGATTACAACaatcaatagctgggcagaagagatatAGACAGTGTTTAGGGATACCAGACTTGGGGCCAGAGAAAAACCACGAGAGAAAAGGCAGCCTTAGCTTAGGTCAATAATAAAATGAAGGTCATGTTGGATGACTAATTGGAGTTACGCATAGCCTAGCTGAAAAAAGACAAATTCTATGATGCAATTATTGGTTGTGAAATAGACATAACAGCATAGAACATAGATATCTACCAAGCacttgtgctgattaaggcttttTATGAATATAAAGGTTGTGTATCTTTTACCCGGAAAATAAACAGTCAAAGGTAAGGTACAAACCCTGGTTTGGGATTAAATTTTTCTACAATACGAAAAATGTTTaatcacaggaacagaaaaggCACTAATACTCACCCATAGAGTTTTACACCTGAATGAATTATTGCATGGACTTAAAATGAACTGTGAAATCTAAACCAGTTACCTTATCAATGAAATTCATAGGGCTTTTGTCCCTATGAGTTCACAGGAACAAACAAAATAGAGAGATCATCATATTTGAGCAGATATTTGACATTTACTAGAGTTTTTCTCAAGAATGAATAATTTTGTGTAACTTAATGTAAGTGGGTTGGCTAAAGACCAGACCAAGTCCATCAGAGTCATAGATTGCCTTAATTGTGAGTTCTTCTAGATCCTGAAAGACTACTGTGACATGAAATATTTAACAGATTGATCACATGCTAATGTTGCAGAAAGTATTAAAAAATGGACCAATTGCAGTCCTCCCAGCTCTGGTTCCCTGCCTCAGTGCTGCCTGTACCCTCTCAGTCATAATCCCATTGTGGTCAGCAGTCCTACCTTCcattaacacagtaaaaaaacaaacctctTGAAACTTATAATAtgtcatatttatattatttatttatatatcaacaaTTTTCAaatcacaagatgcccacacaataatttctcATCCAAGTGATAATGATACAACCTGCCCAATGAGATTAGAAAAGTTATCCCAATTAGTCTATCCTTATAAGATATTCATAACTACCTGTAGCTATTTACATCCATGCTGGTTCTGAATCATCCTGTCCTATCTTTATCTtggctccttctctctctctctctctctctctctctctctctctctctctctctctctctctctctctctctgcaactcttagctgtgcctcccctttctctctccaaatACAGGCttcctgctgcactaatatttaaaTAGATTGGACAGGGGAAATCCTGCCACCTGCTAAAGCTTTTACTCTTCCATAAGGAAACCTTGAAGTACAAAATTTTACTACAGTGACTACATTTACAGGCTTCACTGCAGAATTGATTTTTCTCATGATTTCCAAATGGACTCAAACACACACAATCTTCACTACAATGCTTATTTTCAGGAGGTTTCCTTCAagtgttattttaaatattatgagATAAGTGACATCTGCAAAGGTCTTACTACATTATTCACACAGGAGTTAACTCACCTGTATGAATTCtgagatatatgatatattatgagATTTACTATGTTCTCTTTTATGTGTTCAAAGACTGTAATATGCAAAGGTTTACCACAGGGTGTACATtcacagggtctctctctgtctctctctgtctctctctgtctctctctgtctctctctctctctctctctctgtctcctgtctctccagTATGTGCTCCTTGCTGCACTGGGAGATAAGTGCTGGGATAGGCTTTACCACATGGTTTATATTCAGAGGGTTTCTTGCCAATACAAATATGTTCATGATGATTAAGACTATGAAAATCTGTAGATTTTACCATATTATATACATTCATAGGCATTTTCTACAGTGTGAGtatttttatgcttttgaagATGCCTGTGACATACataggctttcccacattgatcacattcatagggtttctctccagtatgcatTCGTGTATGAATTCGGAGATTGTAGTGTCGTGAAAAAGCTTTCTTACATTTCTCACATTTGTAGGGTTTTtctcctgtatgtgttcttttatgatttttgagATCACTGTTTTGagaaaaggctttatcacattcgTTACATTtgaagggtttctctccagtatgtattcttttatgccTCTGAAGATTAAAATGTTGGGAAAAGGCTTTGTCACACTGATTACATTTGTAGGGTTTTTCTCCTGTATGTGTTCTGTTATGTTTTTTGAGATCACTGTTttgtgaaaaggctttatcacattcattacatttgaagggtttctctccagtatgtattcttttatgtatttggagactatGATGCtgtgaaaaggctttatcacattgatcaCATTTGTAGGGTTGCTCTCCAAGATGAATTTTTCGGTGCCTTTTCAGATGACTGCGATTtacaaaggctttatcacattgattacatttatagggTTTCTGTCCAGTATGAATTCTTCCATGCATTTTAAGATGACTACACTGTGAAAAGGATTtatcacactgattacattcaaagtctttctctctagtatgtgttcttttatgttgtaggagatgactgtgctgtgcaaatgctttaccacattcattacattcatagggtttcttcCCAGTATGAATTGTTTCATGCCTTTTAAGATGACTATGCTGTACAAatgctttatcacattgattacattcatagggtttctctccagtatgaattgtTTCATGCCTTTTAAGATGACTATGCTGTACAAatgctttatcacattgattacattcatagggtttctctccagtatgaattctttcatgccTTTTAAGATGATTGTGCTGtacaaatgctttaccacattgattacattcatagggtttctctccagtatgaagtTTTCCATGCCTGTTAAGATTATTGTGCTCTACAagtgctttaccacattgattccCTTCATAGAGTGTCTTTCCAGTTTGTGCTCTTTTACAAATTTGGAGACTTGAGTAATGTGCATAGGCTTCAACATATTGAATAACTCCATGGGGTTTCTTTTCTGTATGAATCCTTTCATGCCTCTGAGCATGACTGTCAGCATGTAAAGCagaggctttaccacattgagtGTATTCAGAGGGTTTCTCTGCACTCTGACTTCTTTCATGCCTGAGAAGAAAATGGGCACGTGTAAAAGCTTAATGAATACTTTCATTTGTATGATCTAATGTTcctatttttctaaatataaagaGGAATTAGATGTTAAGACTTTTATCACTTTGTTTATGTTCATGCTGTTCCTCTTCCTTATAGATTGCTTTTCACCTTCAAAGATACTTGAGATGGTATGAACATTTATTAATGGGTCAGCTTTATATAATCTTTGTCTATAAAAGGCTTTCCCCATATTTGAAGAAAAGTGGAAGAACTCTGGGTTTTAACACACCAACTATATTCCAACTTTTCTTATACTCTTGGTCATTCTATATTTGCAAAATGAACCAGGAGAAATAGAAGCATTTCCACATTTCTATTACTCAAGAGAATATTCTATAGAATGAGGTTACCGATGTATTGCCAAAGAGGTTGAAAATCCAATGACATGAAGCATGTATCACATTCAAAAAGTCTACCTTATTGTAACCCAATACATATCTTCTAACTGTTCTGGGAGACAGAGCAGGGTACACTACTTCATTTAATATCCATTATGTATACATGGCTTGAATCCATTATGACATATTATATGTCTATGAATGTATGACTACCAAATAAAAAGCTTTAACATTGCATTCACACAGTTTAACATTTTGTTCCTCATAGACATATGATAGAGGAATTAAGGTTACTACACAACATCCTCTTACCTTCCATAGGTTGCCCACCTCACTAAACTTAGCAATGTCACTACTAATATATGAGTAAAACTAGCTTTTTTATGGACTATTTCTATGGACTTCTTCTTAGAAGCCTTTGGATGTATATTATCATTTCATGTGTATAGCTTTTATAAAACAAGAAGAATTGGATGGCCAGTTGTACAGTACAACTCTAATAGGGCTATATTTCAAATGGTGATATACACTGAGGCATTGTTTCCATGCCCTCTTTCCTTAAGGAATGCCTTGGAAAAAACAATCAGATACAGGACATTGAGGACCATGGTTTTGTTGGAATGTAACAATTATCAATACACTTAAAGCTGTGCTAATTTGCactgttccttttctttaaaactttcagCACACATTAAAATTTCTTCACAGGCATATTTGTATAAGCTGGCATGTAAAAATTACCTTCCATATCTTCTAGATTTTTGCCAATGTTCTTCAGTATTTTGGTCTTCCAAATTAAAGCCTACAATAGAGtaacaaaaatgtatgtatggaAGTTATGAAAAATGTAAGTTACTGTCTTCAATGAACCTTAGAGTTACACATGATTTATTAACCAAATTCTGCATCCATGAAATTGAAATTACAGAAGTGCATCAAAATACAAAAACTGTTTTCTCGATTTTAGAATGGGAAAGGAAAttcagtcttacctatagcattGAGGTTCCTGTAGGTTTCCAGCATGACATCTTTATAGAGCTTCTTCTGAGAAGGATCCAGCAGAGCCCACTCTTCCtgagtgaagttcacatgcacgtCCTTATAAGTCAAGGCATTCTAAAGTATCCCATATACGTATACAAAAGAAAGCACAATAGAGACAACATTGGACATGTATTCTTCATAGGTAATGTGTTCCTATAATTATGGGGCCTATCCCACTTATTTCTTGACACCGAAGTTCTACTGTAACTTCCTAGTCATATTAGAAGGAATCTTAATAATGAGGATCACCCTTCTTTAAGTTCGGGAAAGGCACACAACCATCCCCTGTCCTGGTTCTCTTACATCCGCAGATTAAAGTCTCTCTTTAATCTTATTTCTCAAATTTCTGTCATTTCTCAGCCCTTTGAATAGAATGTAGCCTTTCTAGAGAAATGTCAATTACAGATATAAAGAGAAGACAAGCTCTACAAGATCATTTGTGCTTACAGCACATCAAAAATTtttatgaacaattactaacaaAGAAAATCAGTAAGCAAGCTGTGTCTATTGGTAGCTGCTGTCAGGAGACAGAGGCGGAACTATTGCATTGAGTCAGATAACAGTGTATTGTATGgtatgagttctaggacagccagaggtacagAATAAGTCCCTGTGTTCCCTGCAAGAATTaatcaatcaaaacaaaaatatagaaagaattcataggtttttgcttttttgtttgtttgtttttttgagacagagtttctctgtgttgccctggctgtcctggaactcactctgtagaccaggctggctgcaaactcagaaatccacctgcctcttcctcccaagtgctgggattaaaggcatgtgcccccaccACCCGGCTTTTACTTATATTCTTAGGAGAAAGATACATACAATCCAGTTCTGTACTAATCTTCCAGAAACCTGAGGTGGACTGGTTCAAGCtataatattaaaaagatattacCAAAAGGGAATATAAGTTTAACAGTTACAACTggacaaaagaaaacattaacaatGTTATTGTTTACTAGATATAAACCTCAaagagagagatagctcagcagtgaagagtggGTTGTCATTTTGAAGCTCTGACTGGGAATCTGCCTATCATTTCTGAAGGTCCTTGTCTCTAATTGTTTTTTGTTCAGTCAATAAAAgttgccagcagccaatggatggatggaagaggCGGGACTTCTAGGTTCCCGAAGGGGAGGAAAGAGCTCATGGGGCAGGAAAGGGAGATCTACATTGCTTTGGAGGGAGGAGTATAagtcaccagccatgtgagatgcCCAGTGAACTGTTCACTCCACTGCTTTCCCAGGTGGGAGATTAGAAATGGACCTAAGCTGAGAGCAGATATAGAGCGCTGAGCAAGGAGTAAAGGGAAAGGAACACTACTTGCAAGAGGCTTAGAAGAGCCTAGCCACTGTGCCATAAGGCAGGATAAAAAGTATtaatgtgtgtttctctctctcttctctctctctctctctctctctctctctctctctctctctctctctctctctctctctgtgtgtgtgtgtgtgtgtgtgtgtgtgtatgtgtgagagagaggggggagagagagaaagtgaaggagagagggagggagggagagagacagagagacagagagacagagagagagagactttaatcTGCGGATGTAAGAGAACCAGGACAGGGGATGGTTGTGTGCCTTTCCCGAACTTAAAGAAGGGTAGTTAAAAGGCTACATGCTACATGATGAGCTCTTTCTGGTCCTGCAAGTAAGTGAGCTCAATTGCCTATATTTACAAGAGTATACAACTATCCATTATTCCACTTTCAGAATGTCTCAGGCCATCTTCTGACTACTGTGAGGACTGGGCACACATGAGgtatatattcatgcatacaggcaaaagaTGCATACTCTTTCTAACATAAAGCCACAACAAACACAACACGTAGTAAGAAGGTCAGCACCAGCAATCCAGTGACTGAAAAGGCTCAGTAGTAATAACATCATGAGTAGTGCCATCCTGGGAAACACAGTGATAACGTCTGCGAAATTACAAAATTCAAGAGGTGTGTGAAGAGCAGCTCAAAAGTATATGCTGGACATATAAAGACACATACACTACAGGCATatctgacaaaataaaaaaaaagccagacatgtTGGCCcacatataatcccagcacatgaaGCCAGCATCAATTTGATATCTACATTCAAGCCGGGATTGGCATACAGGCCTACATTGAGGACAGTCAGTGCCACAAAGAGAAAcattgtcttcaaaaacaaaaacaaaaacaaaaaaattaaaaatatgaaaacattagGTAAGCAAAATAGCTTAGCACTGAAAAGCTAACCATGGCTTCTACTGCATCTTAAGCAATTAAGGACAGAGTGTGTTGTGGGGAAGGcatgacaggaaggaaggaagctgaagGATGACTTTCAAGCAAAACAgaatagatagaaagaaaaggaaatggactAAATCTATAGACGCTCAAATCCCATCTTAATATGGAATTCCATTTAGTAGGGCTTCTTTTACAAAAGCCCCTATATTGTCACCACGGAAGGCCACCAAGAAGACACAAGTGTTGAAAGACAACATGCTATCTGGATTCTCTTTGATTCACCAAACTATGCTCTAACCTTGGTCAATATAGGATCATGGTATTTCCATGATGAAAATGCACATAATCTAATGTCAAGGACCCTTAAACTCTGCCACTTTTCAAATGTCCAAAGACACTTTTGACCCTTAAGGCAGGCTTTGGACTGTCACATCTTCTTAAGTCTGAAAAAAAGTTATATCTTTATAAGATACAGTGGCACAGAATATCCCTTCCCATTCCAACAAACAGGTATGGGTACATTGGGTAGATGGGGCAAGTCAAGAACCCAGCAGGACAAAGAGCAACCCTGTGGTTCTGTCTCAGATACATATGGCTTCAATTTTAAGGGGCAGCTTGTCATACATCTCTTGGTTTGGTTACTTCCATTCTGTGTGTTCAGCTCTCCATGGCAGATGTATCATGTATTGGGTATCTCAACATCCTATGGTCTGAAAATGCAACTGAGGCTTCATCCTCATGGCTTCAAGCAATGAACTCACCTAGTTTTCTGTTCATTGGAGATCTGACTCCACCAAACACAGAGGCAAGAACAGTCCTGATTGTAAACCAAAAACCAAGCATCCATGACCTTAAATTTTGCATCATTCTTGTTTCCATGGGTGATTCCGTTAAGTTTCGCTTCTGAATTGGGATGGACCCCACCCCAGGCAGACCACAGTTGCAGCAGGTTTTGAATGAAATTGCTAAATAGGACTAGGACCACTCCCTACTCCTTCTAATCATTTCAGGGTTAGCAGGAGAGCATAACTCTTATTATATCTTCAAGTTTCATGTCTGTAGCATGCACCTTCTCTCACGGCCACCTGAAACTACCTAGGgctgtttttctaaacaacctACCCCACTTGTTGAGTAATTTCATGGTTGTCCTGAATGAGTCACTAGTAATAACAGTCCTAAAGACATATTATTCCATCTAGCAAATAAAccccttattttttaattttgccaTACTCAGTGTCCCACAGCATGAGCAGAATGAGAAGGATTTCGgaccaaaatatcacacaaaagaTGTGTAGCTTAATTTTCATGCAGTCTGTTTTCCTCTAAAATCCTGTGATATTGATTTCCTTTGTATACATTACTCTTAACAGGCCAATATGCCAGGTTCTACAAGAACAATCAATTAATATGAATATAGATTTCAAAGCCTCTGCCATCTAAAGATCCTATATTTTCAACATACTTGCAAATGACAACATTCCTAGGCTATGTACAACTGCCAAATCTTTTTGCttacctttttttgttgttgttctcacATGCTTCTTAGAATTGTTGTAATTAAATCCTCAAACCAAAAGTGTCTCAAGTTACAAACACATTTATTTGGCTGGTTCTGTCAGACCACATTTCACTATTTGGGAAGCTTATGATAGAAACACAGGTTCGAAATTAAAGCAAAAACCATGAGCAAACATTGTTTTCTGACTTGCTCTCTTGCTTGGTCACTCTCTCATGCTCAGCTCACTGGCTCAAACAGCCCAGGCCCACTTCCTTAGGGATTCATCCAcactcagtggaagagccttcccatTTCAATTGTTATTCAACATAAACTCTGAAAACTTGGCAAACAGCCCTTCTGATATTGAAGGCCCCCTATTGATGCTCCCTCAGATGATTGTTGGCCCTGAAATACTGACAATTTAAGCAAATTAAGACAAAGACATGATAATATATGAGAAAGTATTAAGAACCAAGCCAAATCAGTCACTAAAATTGTAAAAGCTCAAACATTGATGATTGCAGGAACTGAAAAACACAAATTGTCcaagacattttttttcatgtcaaaaagagaaaactaaaactGTTTTTCCATAGGAAgtttccaaaccaaaaaaactcaAGCAAATTATAATGTAGTAAATTATCAGAAGACAAAAAAGGTGAAGGTTTATCATTTCCTAGAAAAACAACAATGTAATTAGATTATAATTCATGAATCGTACAGCATAGATAGCAGCActggaaaaaggaaacacaaaaacaaacctgTGAATATAGCGTGGTCATTTAAATAAGAACTGCAagagtgtaagcagaataaaaatTACACAATTACTGGTCAGCATGCATCCTGTTCATTCTGGTTGTCTTCTTTGAAAATAATGGATATGGAATGGGAGTTGGGGTTCTTCCAACACATTGAAGAGATTAATCATTGTAATACTTCATATTTGAAAGAAATAGAGTTGATTAATAAAACatctaattattttatattaggaaaaaagtatatcaggctggagagatggctcagcagttaagagcactgactgatcttccaaagatcctgagttcaaatcccaacaaccacatggtggctcacaaccatccataatgagatctgatgccctcgtctggtgtgtctgaagacagctacagtgtacttacacataataaataaataaatattaaaaagaaaaagaaaaaagtttatctATTAGGATCACTTAGAAACCATGTTGTTTCCTATGATTGATGATTAGATGTAAGTGTGTACaacatagaaagtttaaaaaaatataatatgtttttttaaattgacagtgtgatttatttaaaatacttaaaatttgacAGTATGTATGATTTCTACTATACACATAAccttttttgctttgctttaattgCATTACAAGATATAAGCACTTTGAAAACATGTCTGATcctattttcatgtgtatgctTTTATGTGTGAGatagaatattttccatgtttatggGAGAGACACAGTagagaagaaggtgtcagatcc
It encodes:
- the LOC127665201 gene encoding zinc finger protein 431-like is translated as MFLCTGGSECCCCAPFSCFFVELVPECLMLCIPRRPTPDTQYRSSSGAIKWRSHRNREREEHLTGSFQEKPAGKRKRNNALTYKDVHVNFTQEEWALLDPSQKKLYKDVMLETYRNLNAIGFNLEDQNTEEHWQKSRRYGRHERSQSAEKPSEYTQCGKASALHADSHAQRHERIHTEKKPHGVIQYVEAYAHYSSLQICKRAQTGKTLYEGNQCGKALVEHNNLNRHGKLHTGEKPYECNQCGKAFVQHNHLKRHERIHTGEKPYECNQCDKAFVQHSHLKRHETIHTGEKPYECNQCDKAFVQHSHLKRHETIHTGKKPYECNECGKAFAQHSHLLQHKRTHTREKDFECNQCDKSFSQCSHLKMHGRIHTGQKPYKCNQCDKAFVNRSHLKRHRKIHLGEQPYKCDQCDKAFSQHHSLQIHKRIHTGEKPFKCNECDKAFSQNSDLKKHNRTHTGEKPYKCNQCDKAFSQHFNLQRHKRIHTGEKPFKCNECDKAFSQNSDLKNHKRTHTGEKPYKCEKCKKAFSRHYNLRIHTRMHTGEKPYECDQCGKAYNAITYEDVHVNFTQEEWALLDPSQKKFYKDVMLETYRNLIIIVLSGESREQVYTSCSDPEIA